A stretch of the Polaribacter pacificus genome encodes the following:
- a CDS encoding LytR/AlgR family response regulator transcription factor gives MNTLNAIIIDDEINARENLVYLLSKFCPNVTVVSQAQNVDEAVVEIKKHQPQLVFLDIEMPQKNGFQLLNEFSTIDFQIIFVTAYDKYAVKAFEVAALDYLLKPIAIEKLVKAVKKATVLIDKSERNLRLALLNENKNKIKKIAIPYKSDYVMLNLVDILYIEADRMYSIIHVKENKKYIASKKLSYYENLLSFEEEFIRVHRSWIVNTSTIDFYSKKDKNIQLKNQFKIPISKSYKEEFETIFCS, from the coding sequence ATGAATACATTAAATGCAATTATCATTGATGATGAAATAAATGCACGTGAAAACCTAGTGTATTTGTTATCTAAATTTTGTCCAAATGTTACGGTAGTTTCTCAGGCACAAAATGTTGATGAGGCTGTCGTTGAAATAAAAAAACACCAACCACAACTAGTTTTTTTAGACATAGAAATGCCTCAAAAAAACGGATTCCAACTTTTAAATGAATTTTCAACTATTGATTTTCAAATAATATTTGTTACTGCATATGATAAATATGCTGTAAAAGCTTTTGAGGTTGCCGCATTGGATTATTTATTAAAACCGATAGCTATAGAGAAATTAGTAAAAGCGGTTAAAAAAGCAACCGTATTGATTGATAAAAGTGAACGGAATCTTAGGTTGGCTCTTCTTAACGAAAATAAAAATAAAATTAAAAAAATAGCCATTCCATATAAGAGTGATTATGTAATGCTTAACCTCGTTGATATCTTATATATAGAAGCCGATCGGATGTATTCTATTATTCATGTGAAGGAAAATAAAAAATATATCGCTTCAAAAAAATTGAGTTATTATGAAAACTTGCTTTCATTTGAAGAAGAATTTATAAGAGTGCATCGATCTTGGATTGTAAATACAAGCACTATAGATTTCTATTCTAAAAAAGATAAAAACATCCAATTAAAAAATCAATTTAAAATTCCTATTAGTAAAAGTTACAAAGAAGAGTTTGAAACTATTTTTTGTAGTTGA
- a CDS encoding sensor histidine kinase produces the protein MFKKIANLANVGIYPTTVKSEIKRIKVVNYCIIVGLANLFFFFLVETVLQQITFQSFLSFVSQSVMIVSALYLQKKERYTSARLLLLFFSFSILFYNANFAYTGFYGEYMYILIPLVSLFFFESKLIYFSALVICILSFYVPNSYLNIYPDLYFGYLNAVFLFIGSFAIVYYFKKQNKKNEDYLEKAYSELEKRQKGELAHLQLKSLKAQMNPHFMFNAMNSIQSLVLKGDKYEAYNYLTKFASLIRENLNMSEKSFVGFDEELSLLKKYLELEKLRFRDDFEYEIVDEHEIEDIKIPSMIIQPFIENAIKHGLLHKINGVKKVKIQFYFDDVFTCVITDNGIGLEASKAINDKNLNKETSFSTKAIQERLALLKKYYNSDIGFTYQDIEEGTQVVLKIPYTR, from the coding sequence ATGTTTAAAAAAATAGCAAACCTAGCCAATGTTGGGATATATCCAACAACAGTAAAATCAGAAATCAAAAGAATAAAAGTTGTTAATTACTGTATCATAGTCGGACTAGCAAATCTATTCTTCTTCTTTCTTGTAGAAACAGTATTACAACAAATTACCTTCCAGTCTTTTTTGTCTTTTGTATCTCAGTCGGTGATGATTGTTTCTGCTCTTTATTTGCAGAAAAAGGAACGATATACATCTGCAAGGTTGCTTTTGTTGTTTTTTAGTTTTTCCATACTTTTTTACAATGCAAATTTTGCTTACACAGGCTTCTATGGAGAGTATATGTATATTTTGATACCCTTAGTTTCTTTGTTTTTCTTTGAAAGTAAACTGATTTATTTTTCTGCTCTAGTAATTTGTATTCTTTCTTTTTATGTTCCAAATAGTTACTTAAACATCTATCCTGATCTTTATTTTGGTTATCTAAATGCAGTCTTCCTATTTATCGGTTCATTTGCAATTGTGTATTATTTTAAAAAACAAAATAAAAAAAATGAAGATTATTTAGAAAAAGCATATTCTGAATTAGAAAAAAGACAAAAAGGTGAGTTGGCTCATTTGCAATTAAAATCATTAAAAGCACAAATGAATCCGCATTTTATGTTTAATGCTATGAATTCTATACAGAGCTTAGTGTTAAAGGGCGATAAATATGAAGCGTATAATTACCTCACAAAATTTGCTTCTCTTATTCGAGAAAACTTAAATATGAGCGAAAAAAGTTTTGTAGGCTTTGATGAAGAATTGTCGCTCCTAAAAAAATATTTGGAACTAGAGAAACTGCGCTTCCGTGATGATTTCGAGTATGAAATTGTCGATGAGCATGAAATAGAAGACATTAAAATTCCATCTATGATTATTCAGCCTTTTATAGAAAATGCGATTAAACATGGATTGTTGCATAAAATAAATGGAGTTAAAAAAGTGAAGATTCAATTTTATTTCGATGATGTTTTTACCTGCGTTATTACTGATAATGGAATAGGTCTTGAGGCTTCAAAAGCAATCAATGATAAAAACCTAAACAAAGAAACCTCTTTTTCTACAAAAGCAATTCAAGAAAGATTGGCCTTGTTAAAAAAGTACTACAATTCAGATATCGGTTTTACCTATCAAGATATTGAAGAAGGTACGCAGGTGGTTTTAAAAATCCCGTATACCAGATAA